A single Pradoshia eiseniae DNA region contains:
- a CDS encoding branched-chain amino acid ABC transporter permease, translating to MNGANIKKILLPAILLLSLLFPLVIQNEYYLHIMTLAFIWIIAVYGLNLIAGYTGYLSLAHAGFFAIGAYAISLLTVKAEMNYWLAFLLSIFITSIIGFFIGLIALRTKEHYFAIYTLCVGYIIYLVIYKWEELTGGVRGFIGIPAPPPIGSISFDEAIPMYYLVLFFLIIGIIAMYRIVHSLSGRTYKAIRNSEDLAASIGISTMKNKLAAFVLSTAYAGVAGALYASLIRFIGPDIGYTNIIFDMLIYLLVGGIGTLSGPVIGTILVVWVSQNLQFLQDYRMLIFGPLLTFLIIFYPKGIAGSFIQWRQKQKEKAIQKENAQVQGREAETKI from the coding sequence CGGCCATCCTTTTGCTTTCCCTTCTCTTTCCTCTAGTCATTCAGAATGAATATTATCTGCATATTATGACACTCGCGTTCATTTGGATTATTGCTGTATATGGACTCAATCTAATTGCAGGCTATACTGGTTATCTATCGCTCGCTCATGCTGGATTCTTTGCGATAGGCGCGTATGCAATCAGCCTGTTGACCGTCAAGGCAGAAATGAATTATTGGCTCGCCTTCCTTCTATCGATTTTCATTACCTCCATCATTGGCTTCTTTATTGGCTTGATAGCTTTGCGGACAAAGGAGCATTACTTTGCGATATATACCTTATGTGTTGGCTATATCATTTACTTGGTGATCTATAAATGGGAGGAATTAACGGGGGGAGTACGCGGATTTATTGGCATTCCGGCGCCTCCGCCAATCGGGTCGATTTCTTTTGATGAGGCAATCCCTATGTATTATTTAGTCCTCTTTTTCTTAATTATTGGGATTATAGCAATGTACAGGATTGTCCACTCGTTGTCAGGCCGTACCTATAAAGCGATTCGAAACAGTGAAGATTTAGCGGCATCGATTGGGATTTCTACAATGAAGAATAAACTGGCAGCCTTCGTCTTATCAACAGCATATGCCGGTGTAGCTGGTGCGTTATATGCTTCGCTTATCCGCTTTATTGGTCCGGATATAGGCTATACCAACATTATTTTCGATATGCTAATCTACTTGCTTGTTGGAGGTATTGGTACATTGTCAGGTCCGGTTATAGGGACCATTCTCGTTGTCTGGGTATCTCAGAACCTGCAATTCTTGCAGGATTACAGGATGCTTATTTTTGGTCCGCTGCTGACCTTCCTTATTATCTTTTATCCAAAGGGGATTGCCGGTTCCTTCATTCAATGGCGCCAAAAGCAAAAAGAGAAAGCCATCCAGAAGGAGAATGCCCAAGTTCAAGGCCGGGAAGCGGAAACGAAAATTTAG
- a CDS encoding ABC transporter ATP-binding protein, producing MFLEITGLTKRFGGLTAVNHVDFSVEENKVNAIIGPNGAGKSTFFNLISGFHPPTEGQIFYRGLDITGMPSHKIADLGFARTFQTTHLFEQSTVFDNVMVGHRLRTKSTLVDAVFRTRRLKREEEKCKEKALEVLEFTGLSHLADRITANISQEEKKRTAFALALATDPSVLFLDEPAAGINPDETEGLTDLIKRISSTGITICLIEHKMQMIMKLADKIMVLNHGEKIAEGTPEEIQNNEEVIRAYLGGEAIA from the coding sequence ATGTTTTTGGAGATTACAGGATTAACGAAGCGCTTCGGCGGCTTGACTGCCGTAAATCATGTTGATTTCTCTGTTGAAGAAAATAAGGTCAATGCCATTATCGGTCCAAATGGTGCGGGGAAGTCCACATTTTTCAATTTGATTAGCGGCTTTCATCCGCCAACCGAGGGGCAGATATTTTACCGGGGACTAGACATAACTGGAATGCCGTCCCATAAAATTGCCGATCTAGGCTTTGCAAGAACCTTCCAAACGACGCACTTGTTCGAGCAGTCCACCGTTTTTGATAATGTCATGGTTGGGCATCGTCTTAGGACGAAATCGACTCTTGTGGATGCCGTTTTTCGAACACGGCGATTGAAGCGGGAGGAAGAAAAATGCAAGGAAAAGGCGCTGGAGGTGCTGGAATTCACAGGCTTATCCCATTTAGCTGATCGAATTACCGCCAATATCTCACAGGAAGAGAAGAAACGCACCGCCTTTGCGCTTGCCTTGGCGACTGACCCTTCCGTTCTATTTCTTGATGAGCCTGCCGCAGGTATTAATCCTGATGAGACGGAAGGGTTGACTGATCTAATTAAGCGCATATCATCGACAGGCATTACGATCTGCCTAATTGAGCATAAAATGCAAATGATTATGAAGCTTGCAGATAAAATCATGGTGTTAAACCATGGAGAGAAAATAGCGGAAGGGACACCTGAAGAAATTCAAAATAACGAGGAAGTTATCAG